Proteins encoded together in one Papaver somniferum cultivar HN1 unplaced genomic scaffold, ASM357369v1 unplaced-scaffold_117, whole genome shotgun sequence window:
- the LOC113329868 gene encoding uncharacterized protein LOC113329868 yields MDGEGDPPPSASVVADKDTALSPTSPYYVHPSDNPTSVIYTPLLTSDNFCTWGRGMFKALSAKGKTGYIDGTIKKPTNASDLAHWTRCDDLVGSWISNSVDPEIRSSTQNFPSAHEQWLEIKSRFSHHNASKLCALKQFIALLKQDNLSVSMYYTRIKSL; encoded by the coding sequence atgGATGGAGAAGGCGATCCTCCCCCTTCCGCATCTGTAGTTGCTGACAAAGATACTGCACTTTCTCCAACTAGTCCATACTACGTCCACCCTTCGGATAATCCTACATCCGTCATCTACACTCCTCTACTCACCAGTGATAACTTCTGCACATGGGGAAGAGGCATGTTCAAGGCACTCAGTGCAAAAGGGAAGACAGGGTATATTGATGGCACTATCAAAAAGCCAACTAATGCATCAGATCTTGCTCACTGGACGAGATGTGATGACTTAGTAGGTAGTTGGATATCCAATTCCGTTGATCCAGAAATTCGCTCAAGCACTCAGAACTTCCCATCGGCTCATGAACAATGGTTAGAAATCAAATCTCGATTTTCTCATCATAATGCTTCCAAATTATGTGCTTTGAAACAGTTTATTGCTCTGCTGAAGCAAGACAATCTTAGTGTTTCTATGTATTATACTCGGATCAAATCACTCTAG